The genomic region CTGGAACGGTCGGTGGCACAGGAATCGTTGAAGCTGGAGTCGGGATTGATTCTCCTGGCGATCGCGGTGAGCGGCGCGCCGTTCCTGGGACTGCTGGGCACGGTGTGGGGCGTGATGAGCACGTTCGGACACGTGGCCCAGGCGCAAAGCGCGAGCCTGGCACAGATGGCGCCGGGAGTCTCGGCGGCACTGATCACCAC from Candidatus Angelobacter sp. harbors:
- a CDS encoding MotA/TolQ/ExbB proton channel family protein; the encoded protein is LERSVAQESLKLESGLILLAIAVSGAPFLGLLGTVWGVMSTFGHVAQAQSASLAQMAPGVSAALITTVAGLLVAIPSMFGYNWLVHTLRVITVELDNFAQELVSRMEIEYLKDEDDIFRAKDS